The sequence AAAGTTGAATTTAGTCCTGATGAAGATCCTATTAAAATAGCAATAAGAGAATATGAGGAAGGAGTACTTCCATTAGATGCAGTAGTTAAAAATGAGAAATTTTCAGAAAATAATGATGAAGCTGATGATGAATAGATCATCATTATAAATTATTTTTTTTCATAGTAAAATTGATTGTTGATAACTAAATGTAAAAACTAACTTTCTTTATTTCTACACTTTTTAAGAGATAAAAAAATAGCCCTTTAATTAAGCAACTATTTCTACATTTAAAAGA is a genomic window of Methanosphaera sp. containing:
- a CDS encoding DNA-directed RNA polymerase subunit K, encoding MQSRSNTRFDRARLIGSRGLQISMGAYPKVEFSPDEDPIKIAIREYEEGVLPLDAVVKNEKFSENNDEADDE